Within the Gopherus flavomarginatus isolate rGopFla2 chromosome 8, rGopFla2.mat.asm, whole genome shotgun sequence genome, the region AAGCACTACTCAGAACCCCAGGGACACGCCGCTCATGCGGACAGTTACTGCCCAGAGAACGGAGGTAACCTTTCCTCTCTAGCACAAGGATCACACGCTCTGTAGTACCAGTGATCCTGAGCTAGACAGTTTGACCTGCTGAGAGAGCTGGGATTTTGGGTTAAGTTCATTTCTTCTGCTCTGCTTAACAACCCAGTGACCTCTGTTggggttttgtcattgacttattGGGCCCTAGGCTAGAATCAGGCGATTAGGTAAAGCTCTTGTCCCCATTTTTACTTTAATGATCCATTAAAATGGGTTGTAGGGTGGGAACGGTATGTGCGTAAAACCCGCTTGTGGTTAAAGATGATACGTGGCAGACAGTGTGAGTGTCTAATTTATTAACATGGAGTGTACTAACAAGAAAGCTTAAGGTAATTTAGACACTATGATTTTAAGGATAGTATTTCCATATTTGATTTGTGTGGTCATCTGAAATACCGGCAGTGGTGTAAGTGTGTAATGAACTGGTCTATGGAGTGGCCTTTCAAACAGAATTCCTATCAGGTATGTATCCAGCATTAGAACCAGTATATTCAGCTGATATGACTTACTGAAAGATAGGAGGGTCTCCAAAGAACATCTTCACCAAGATTATCACTCTGGTCTGTTAATCATGGAAAGAATGTAATCTGCAGGGCTGTTTTTCCTTGGGGACCTGCTTTTATGATCAAACACAACCTCCCTCCAGATCAGGAGAGAATCGGGGTGTTTAATTATTGAACAGTGTGAAAATTGCTCTCTTTGCTGGTGGCGgttctttctgaagttcttcctcCTGAAAATGTGTGTTGGGAAAGGATTTGCCATTTTTTGATTCAGGAATTGCATAGTTGAAGAGCAGACGTCTGATTTATGACCTTAAGATCTGTGTCCGATTATTAAATATTTCATCTGCCCTCACAAGTAAAATGTTTAACTAAAGTTCAATCAGAAATAAGCTTTAGAATGGCCAGAAAGCTCATACCACAAACTGTAGCAGCAACTAGATGGAAACATCAGAATGATGAGATCTCCATACACAGAATATTCTCCCAATGAAAGTGGTGACAGATCTGCTGGAATCTTTTAGAATTCGACTTGGCAAGTCAGTGAGGGACATGCTGTAGGGGAATAATCTTGCTCTTGCTGGGGTAGGATGATTGGCTAGATTTCACAgcagaagttagagatggaaatatCTGATTCTCTGAACCTGTATGCTAAGAAGATACGCAGCACCATGCGTGATGCACCTGGAGAGCAGGATATCATGAGAGGCTGAAAAATGGCATGGTGACATTTCCCTCCCACCAGTTTCTTCCACCTGTCATGATCTACAGTCTAGAAACAGGATCCAACCATGGGAGGAGCAGGATCGAAGGTCCTTAATCAGCCAGTAGTAGTGGCCTTTTTTCTCCTTGCATTTAGCAACTAGATAGTTAACCATAGTGGATTCTCTAGAAGCACCAAGAGCATCTAGCATGTTGCTCTGGCACCTGTGAAGTACCTGAGCGCAAGGTGATAAGGACCCAGTGTTACTGGTTTGTATTAGAACCCACATCAAGTGAGGATATCTGCAAAGTGTTGTGATCTGGATCCAAGCTTCCCCCATATTCAGAGTGGGTGTGGATCGGAGATTCTAGTTCAGAACCAtccctatttttaaaaggaaaaataaatactaAAGAAGAGAGATTCTGTGCCTTGGAAAATATTGTCCTATTCACCCTGTCTCTTATTCTTTAATAAAGAGGCACCAACCCCAAGAGTGCTTATGTTGCATCTACTGCAGGGCACCACAGTAACAGCAGTTTGGATGGAAGCTGACTGTCCTGAGATTCACGGACACCAAATCTCCTGCTCAGGTTGTCTGGCATGGTGGAGTTACCCACTCAGGAACAATCCTTTCCCAACCGAGCTTCAGCATTTCATGCTGTCCTTCCCTTTCTTCTCCCTCTCAGAGATGGCTGGTTGGCTTGTTTTTGCTCTTTTCCTGAGCTGTGCAGACAAGATTAAACTAATCATAGGTGATGCTGGGTTGTAGGCATTTGTCAGTATTGTGCAGAAACTGACTCCTGGCTTTCTGACTTCCCTTTAGTTTCTAGTCACTGTTCAGTAAATCATTcagatcattttattttaaaccgCTATCCATCATCTGCAGATAACACTTGCATTTGAAATTGTCCAGGAAAACCCACCATTTAACAGACACTGCCATATTTATCCTTTGAGCtcttggttggtttttttggtggtggttttcaaaagtgtgtgtgtgtgtgtgtgtgtgtgtgtgtgtgtgtgtatgtataatataataaaaatatggggggaagaaggggcaggCACGCACACACATTTGCTTTCAAGATTGGTTTGCAGTAGGCTGCATTTCTTACAGCTTGGAAGAGATTTCTCTAAGCGGTATGATTTAAAGAGACCCGGTTGTTTTGATCCCCAAGACTGGCTCCTTGTTTCAAAGAATAGTAACAGTTTTTAATTGTGCTTTCCTTAAGACAGAACACAAAAAATGTGCAATAGAGCCACCTTAAAATGAGCTTTGCTATCGTATGcaatgttgtagctatgttgactgcaggatattagagagacaaggtggatgaagtgGTAttttcttattggaccaactgctgttgatgagagagacgagctttttaGCTTACACTGAGCTCTGCTCCaggcaggtctgggaaaggtactcaggctatgtttacactacagattactttggtataatttacaacactcaggggtgtgaataatccacacccctgagtgacgtgaGTTACACCGACCTAATCACCAGcatggacagcgctatgtcagccgtggagctgctgctgccgaCATAGGCACTACCTGTcacggaggtggagttattaagccaagagagctctcttccattggcttaaagcaggggttctcaggaaaaaaaaaattggtggcctcagagtgcgaccaccaactcttgctggtggccccTCTCACGCTTTTTCCTGATATACTTAACTTAGCTTtaggaaaaccaaataaatatgcacatatacacatccaaatcattgtagTTTATATATTGCTTGTTAGCAcatctgttgtgaaaagtgatattaacaaacatgcagCTGtcgcttttcacagcagacttaatcagccctggcaagcctgggCTTTGTATTTACCTGTGAGACACTGGTTACGTCtatactggaataaaagacccagggcatggccatggctggcccaggtgtggtttgggctgtggggctaaaagttGCTTTGTAGATATTCAGCGCAGGTGGCCGGAGCCCAGGCTTCAGGTCCCAGAGccaagcccgaacatctacacagtcattttaccaccccacagcccaagccctgggagcccaagtcagctgacccggcccagccacaggtgtttcattgcagtgtagacacaccctctgagtacatttcctagacctgaagaagagctctgcttagcttgtgtctctcaccaacagaagttggcccatcaaaagagattacctcacccaccttgtctcttagcTATTATGAAACTGTGTCCACAATGGAGAAGGAAAGTCCCTCGCTGTTTCATTGTGCTGCAATCCCGCTTACAGTCATCTCAGCTTAGTGTGAATTATTTTCATGGGTGTACTCTGAGTGCTTCACTGTTCTGCTGCATGGAGCATTTCACTCTGCCCCAACACTTTTCTTAGAAACTAAATCGAACAAAAGATTGTGGGTAGGCACACGTCTAACTCCCCCACCCTTAAACGTTGGTATCTAGTTATCACTTTGAAAGCAAAACCAAAGAGGATTTCCACCCGCTTCGTGGAAAGCTCAGATGAAGGAAATCTGCTAAACGGCCAAGgggaatgtttttttgtttttttttaacgaCACTGCTGTCAGAAACCATTTTCTGAACTCCGTGTTTAAGTTTTGTCAAGTACCATCTGGCCCTTAAATTTCCACAGTGATACTTAGTCTAGACTTGAGCTCTCTAATGAGGGAACTAAACGCCCTCAGAGCTGCTCCTCTCTGATTCACCGAAGGGAGGGTGGTTTGCCTCGGTTTACTTTTCGAGcagggtgctcagataccatggtaatgGGTGAGCTTATAAAATTGGCCTGTCTCCAAGCTGCGTTAATTTCACAGCATGGAGCATTATTCCTCCCCCCAGGAAAATACATGGTAGgggtcctcccccctccccccaccctttacTGAAATCTTATGGCTAAAACTAGGGCTGGGCAAACAGGTTTTGAAAGACCTGAGACCCAATCTAAACCTCTCGTCAGAACTGACACCAAAACATTTCAGGAGGCCTGAGTAAGTTTCTTCTCTTCCGCACCCTTCCACCCCTCTCCATTAAGCTCCCCTTTGCGAACCTGGTTCTGGTTGGGTCCAGGAGCAATTGGAAGTGAGGAAACACGGTGAAATGGGCTGGCCCCATGCTCTTTGTGAGCCCAGGTGGCAGCgagagcccctgccccccatctctcgAGTTACCCAGCCTTGTTTTTCAGGCACTCAGGCTTTAGATAAGGATCCAGATGGCTGGGTGCTTAGCAAACCAAACCTGCATCACGTCAGTCCCTCGTCCACCACTTACGCCTCCAGGTTTAGCTGCTTAATTAGGTCCCCACTGTGTTGTGTAACTCTCAGCTGCCCACCTGTACCTTAGGTTCCTGTTCTGACCCTGCATGTTTGCGCTGCCCAGCTTACCTGTTTCCATATGGAGCAGCCTTTTTAGCTAATCCCGTGTCATGCTTGTGCCATTGCATGCTGCGTGAGCTCGCCCCTATTCGCTGGCATTAACTTGTGTGTCACTAACCTGCTTCGTTGTTTGTCCCATCCCTCATCACTCAGACCACCTGAGAGGTAGCTCCAGGGAGCAGGTTTGTGAGTACTTGAGGCCCCGCAGAGCCCAGAGTGGTGACAGGCATGTACGTGAGCGGAGAGAACCCCAAAGAGCCTCCCTGGCTCTGTCTGATAATGGCACTGAACGCGAGCACCCCGCCACCGAGGAGTCTCGGTGCTCTCCTCTGCTGAGCAAGACCAGGGACGGCCACCGACGCAGCAGGGAGCGGCGGAAACCAGCCAGCCGGGAGAGGCCTCCAAGACCTCCCAGCCTTGACCTGGACAGGACAGCTGACTATGAACCCTGGGACCGCAGCAGCAGCTTGGAAAGGAAACCACTGAGCCGTGAGAATTCCAGAGCTCCCAGCCTTGATCTGGACAGACCAGATGAATACAAGGCCTGGGaccacagcagcagctgggagcggcAGGAAAGGAAACCAGCTAGCCGGGAGAGGCCTCTGAGGCCTCCCAGCCTTGATCTGGGCACAGAGGTAGGACGTGCCACCTGGGAGCAAAAAGAAAGAAGGCCACTGAGCAAGGAAAGGCCTCGGAGGCCTCCTGCTCTTAAACTGGACCTGGAGACTGACCTGGCAGCCTGGGACCACAGCAAAAGCCAGCAGCAAAGAGACAGGAAGCCACTGAGCAAGGAGAGAGCGAGGCGACCTCCCAGTCTTGATCTGGAGGCAGCTCAggaccacagcagcagcagctggttaTCAAACCTGGAAAACCACAAGTCCCACCGCCAAGACCGCCTGTCCCCCAGGGGGTCTTGTGAAGT harbors:
- the CCDC50 gene encoding coiled-coil domain-containing protein 50 isoform X1; translated protein: MAEISIDQSKLPGVKEVCRDFAVLEDHTLAHSLQEQEIEHHLATNVQRNRLVQHDLQVAKQLQEEEDLKARAQIQKRYKDIERQDCEIAQEIQVKLVIEAEQRRRQEEKDEDIARILQQKELQEKKSKKHYSEPQGHAAHADSYCPENGDHLRGSSREQVCEYLRPRRAQSGDRHVRERREPQRASLALSDNGTEREHPATEESRCSPLLSKTRDGHRRSRERRKPASRERPPRPPSLDLDRTADYEPWDRSSSLERKPLSRENSRAPSLDLDRPDEYKAWDHSSSWERQERKPASRERPLRPPSLDLGTEVGRATWEQKERRPLSKERPRRPPALKLDLETDLAAWDHSKSQQQRDRKPLSKERARRPPSLDLEAAQDHSSSSWLSNLENHKSHRQDRLSPRGSCEVRLRDTEELHRQYDRRGEESDYKRAGHGPRTSPSLHAENWEKDRDRHRDPGN